Proteins found in one Subtercola endophyticus genomic segment:
- the tsaD gene encoding tRNA (adenosine(37)-N6)-threonylcarbamoyltransferase complex transferase subunit TsaD — MNVNAPVVLGIETSCDETGIGIVRGSTLLANAIASSMDEHARYGGVVPEIAARAHLEALTPTIHAALAEAQLTFDDIDAIAVTSGPGLSGALMVGVAAAKGLALATGKPLYAVNHLVGHVGVDLVTPDSEPLEYPTIALLVSGGHTSLLYVRDLVGDVELLGETIDDAAGEAFDKVARVLGLPYPGGPHIDRVAVGGNPKAIRFPRGLSQPKDMAAHRYDFSFSGLKTSVARWVEARSDRGEEIPLADVAASFREAVADVLITKALAACSDFGVPRLLFGGGVVANARIRSLAEERAALAGVTLRIPPLSLCTDNGAMIAALGAQLIMRGHGPSTLDFGADSTLPVTQIQA; from the coding sequence ATGAACGTGAACGCTCCCGTGGTGCTCGGCATCGAAACATCCTGCGACGAGACGGGCATCGGCATCGTGCGCGGCAGCACGCTGCTGGCCAACGCCATCGCTTCGTCGATGGACGAGCATGCGCGGTACGGGGGAGTGGTGCCCGAAATCGCGGCGCGTGCGCACCTCGAGGCGCTGACCCCGACCATCCACGCCGCCCTCGCCGAGGCTCAGCTCACGTTCGACGACATCGACGCGATCGCCGTGACGAGCGGGCCGGGTCTCTCGGGAGCGCTGATGGTGGGTGTCGCGGCGGCGAAAGGGCTGGCGCTCGCGACCGGCAAGCCGCTGTACGCGGTCAATCACCTCGTCGGGCATGTCGGGGTCGACCTCGTGACGCCCGACTCCGAGCCGCTGGAGTACCCGACCATCGCGCTGCTCGTGTCGGGCGGGCACACCTCGCTGTTGTACGTGCGTGACCTCGTCGGCGACGTCGAGCTGCTCGGCGAGACGATCGACGACGCCGCGGGGGAGGCCTTCGACAAGGTGGCGCGGGTGCTCGGCCTGCCCTACCCGGGCGGTCCGCACATCGATCGGGTCGCCGTGGGAGGCAATCCGAAGGCCATTCGGTTTCCGCGCGGGCTCAGCCAGCCGAAAGACATGGCCGCGCACCGCTACGACTTCTCGTTCTCGGGGCTGAAGACCTCTGTCGCGCGCTGGGTCGAGGCGCGCAGCGATCGGGGCGAAGAGATTCCGCTCGCCGATGTCGCGGCCAGCTTTCGTGAGGCCGTCGCCGACGTGCTCATCACCAAGGCGCTGGCGGCGTGTTCCGACTTCGGGGTGCCACGGCTGCTGTTCGGCGGGGGAGTCGTCGCGAACGCGCGCATCCGGTCGCTGGCCGAAGAACGCGCGGCGCTCGCCGGGGTGACGCTGCGCATTCCGCCGCTTTCGCTCTGCACCGACAACGGGGCGATGATCGCGGCACTCGGCGCGCAGCTGATCATGCGCGGTCACGGGCCATCGACGCTCGATTTCGGGGCGGACTCGACGCTGCCCGTCACGCAGATACAGGCCTGA
- a CDS encoding class I SAM-dependent methyltransferase encodes MQRTDLEQLMTAEGLRLLDSLPPYTNGSSILRSVADLRKQGHSAALVGAVMTQARLRAKAKVKFGPFAERMLFTESGLEQATRLSVAAAHAGRFQAAGLTRVADLGCGIGADALAFAALDLEVTAVERDEITAAIAAYNLAPFPSATVVHGDAETFDLESVDALYFDPARRTSGHTNTARLTDPADFSPSLDFVFEAARSRPTGVKLGPGLDRALLPETGEAQWISVDGQVVETGLWFGSVARPGIRRAALVIRGDTRHELTAAADSDDVEQGPLGGYLYEPDGSVIRARLIGDLARTIGAHLVSSQIAYLTADALVETPFASAFRVREVFPYNVSSLKRELRARRIGSLEIKKRGVDVDPAALRPRLALQGPEQATLFVTRAEGRHVAILADRLP; translated from the coding sequence ATGCAGCGCACCGACCTCGAACAGCTGATGACGGCAGAGGGCCTGCGATTGCTCGACTCGCTGCCGCCGTATACGAACGGATCGAGCATCCTTCGCTCCGTAGCAGACCTGCGCAAGCAGGGCCACTCGGCCGCGCTCGTCGGCGCGGTGATGACCCAGGCCCGGTTGCGCGCCAAAGCGAAGGTGAAGTTCGGCCCGTTCGCCGAGCGGATGCTCTTCACCGAGTCGGGGCTCGAACAAGCCACGCGGTTGAGTGTGGCGGCGGCGCACGCTGGCCGCTTCCAGGCCGCCGGGCTCACCCGGGTCGCCGATCTCGGCTGCGGAATCGGTGCTGACGCACTCGCCTTCGCCGCCCTCGACCTCGAGGTGACGGCCGTCGAGCGCGATGAGATCACGGCGGCAATCGCCGCCTACAACCTCGCGCCGTTCCCCTCGGCGACGGTTGTGCACGGTGACGCCGAGACGTTCGATCTCGAAAGTGTGGATGCTCTCTACTTCGACCCCGCCCGCCGAACCTCGGGGCACACGAACACCGCGCGACTCACCGATCCCGCCGACTTCAGCCCGTCACTGGATTTCGTGTTCGAGGCCGCTCGGTCGCGGCCCACGGGTGTGAAACTGGGTCCGGGGCTCGACCGGGCGCTGCTGCCCGAGACGGGCGAGGCGCAGTGGATCTCGGTCGACGGGCAGGTCGTCGAGACCGGCCTGTGGTTCGGTTCGGTGGCCCGCCCGGGCATCCGTCGCGCCGCGCTGGTGATTCGAGGCGACACGCGCCACGAATTGACCGCCGCCGCCGATAGCGACGACGTCGAGCAGGGCCCGCTCGGCGGGTACCTCTACGAACCAGACGGCAGCGTGATTCGGGCGCGGCTGATCGGCGACCTCGCGCGCACGATCGGGGCGCACCTGGTGTCGAGCCAGATCGCCTATCTCACCGCCGACGCGCTGGTCGAGACGCCGTTCGCCTCGGCGTTCCGCGTGCGCGAGGTGTTCCCCTACAACGTCAGCAGCCTGAAGCGTGAACTGCGCGCGCGGCGCATCGGCAGCCTCGAGATCAAGAAGCGCGGCGTCGATGTCGACCCGGCCGCCCTGCGCCCGAGGCTCGCGCTGCAGGGCCCCGAGCAGGCGACCCTCTTCGTGACGCGCGCCGAGGGCCGTCACGTGGCGATTCTCGCCGACCGCCTGCCCTGA
- a CDS encoding holo-ACP synthase codes for MAAAASCGATVIVGVGVDIVDVPRFQRVVKRTPALVERLFAVGERGLSLRSLAARFAAKEALIKAVGDSTGFRWHDMEIVTNEHGRPSFLLVGAAAESVAAHGITILHLSLSHDGDSACAFVVAEGPGEVHRHAGGADAAADARADARGDA; via the coding sequence GTGGCCGCTGCCGCGTCGTGCGGAGCGACCGTGATCGTGGGGGTGGGCGTCGACATTGTCGACGTGCCGCGTTTTCAGCGTGTCGTGAAGCGCACGCCCGCACTCGTCGAGCGCCTGTTCGCTGTGGGCGAACGCGGGCTTTCGCTGCGTTCTCTAGCCGCCCGATTCGCTGCAAAAGAGGCGCTCATCAAGGCTGTCGGTGACTCCACGGGGTTTCGCTGGCACGACATGGAGATCGTCACAAACGAGCACGGACGCCCGTCGTTCTTGCTGGTCGGCGCGGCGGCGGAGAGCGTGGCCGCCCACGGAATCACGATCTTGCACCTCTCGCTGAGCCACGACGGTGATTCGGCGTGCGCCTTCGTGGTCGCCGAGGGCCCCGGCGAGGTGCATCGGCACGCCGGTGGCGCGGATGCGGCTGCGGATGCTCGTGCGGATGCCCGGGGTGACGCGTGA
- a CDS encoding DUF4190 domain-containing protein gives MTSPAPYGASTGPVAPRTNVLAIVSLVVSIVGFTIIGIILGFVALSQIKRTGESGRGLALAGIIIGFVELVLGIILFVVIIAIAANSATVTTY, from the coding sequence ATGACCAGTCCTGCCCCGTACGGAGCCTCCACCGGCCCCGTCGCACCCCGCACCAATGTGCTCGCCATCGTTTCGCTGGTGGTGTCGATCGTCGGGTTCACCATCATCGGAATCATCCTCGGTTTCGTCGCGCTGAGCCAGATCAAGCGCACGGGCGAGAGCGGTCGCGGCCTGGCGCTCGCGGGCATCATCATCGGATTCGTCGAGCTCGTGCTCGGCATCATCCTCTTCGTTGTGATCATCGCGATTGCGGCGAACTCGGCGACCGTCACCACGTACTGA
- the alr gene encoding alanine racemase, translated as MSDKIFAASSGAAPPRQALINLDAFRHNVRVLSSLAAPAETMLAVKADAYGHGMVRLAYAALEAGATSLAVLDIPAALVLRKAGVTAPIFAWMHAPDADFGAAAESDIDLGISAEWQIEAIAAARDVDGRASGARAFTPPRIHLKIDTGLHRNGASVEQWPGLVRAALAADAAGSVRLYAAWSHLADASPADDAVALGELHAAVAVAEGLGARFERVHLAASSAGIRMPEARLGMVRFGIAAYGVTPFDDESALELGLRPVMTLVAPVVSVKRVPAGHGVSYGFDYRTSRPSTLVLVPLGYADGIPRAANGHGAQVWIGGRRYPVAGRIAMDQFIVDVGDADVQLGDEVVVFGEGRMPGGPLPGGSLVDSGASAASVEQAPSTAEPATVVPGSRQSIPTAEEWAGWARTIGDEIVSRVGPRVPRVYVTDESLAASATDGSGGNRIVSAHPRPFEGVHIGQSGADAPGGADADGIGAEVAGGTVSGVLGDAQGAVHGDVHGADDGPVETWVIGDPEAMGALGEQFAGRLGAGDVLVLTGELGAGKTTFTRGLGAGLGVRGSVTSPTFVLARTHPNAATGVPLVHVDAYRLDGAAQLDDLDIDFASSIVVVEWGAGMIEAIVDDYLELVIERPRGAGGSTDAVSLGDGAAEGEETPAATISEGASTDAAADADVAGADSESSADSAEDLDEPVEPRLVSLYRRSRRSRRADAEGATDV; from the coding sequence GTGAGCGACAAAATCTTCGCCGCGAGTTCTGGCGCCGCGCCGCCGCGGCAGGCGCTGATCAACCTCGACGCTTTTCGGCATAACGTGCGGGTGCTGAGCTCGCTCGCGGCCCCTGCGGAGACCATGCTCGCGGTCAAGGCCGACGCCTATGGGCACGGCATGGTGCGGTTGGCCTACGCCGCGCTCGAGGCGGGCGCGACATCGCTGGCCGTGCTCGATATTCCGGCGGCGCTGGTGCTGCGGAAGGCGGGCGTCACAGCCCCGATCTTCGCGTGGATGCACGCGCCCGACGCCGATTTCGGCGCCGCCGCGGAGTCCGACATCGACCTCGGCATCTCGGCGGAATGGCAGATCGAGGCCATCGCTGCAGCCCGGGACGTGGATGGCCGGGCATCCGGTGCCCGTGCCTTCACTCCGCCGCGCATCCACCTGAAGATCGACACCGGGCTGCACCGCAACGGAGCCAGCGTCGAGCAGTGGCCGGGGCTCGTGCGTGCGGCTCTCGCGGCAGACGCGGCCGGCTCGGTTCGGCTGTATGCGGCGTGGTCGCACCTTGCCGACGCCTCGCCCGCCGACGACGCGGTCGCCCTGGGCGAACTGCACGCGGCGGTTGCCGTCGCCGAGGGGCTCGGCGCCCGGTTCGAGCGGGTGCATCTAGCGGCGAGCTCGGCGGGGATCCGCATGCCTGAAGCGCGCCTCGGCATGGTGCGATTCGGTATCGCGGCCTACGGGGTGACGCCCTTCGACGACGAGAGCGCGCTCGAGTTGGGTCTGCGACCGGTGATGACGCTCGTCGCGCCGGTCGTCTCGGTCAAGCGCGTGCCGGCCGGGCACGGCGTGTCATACGGGTTCGACTACCGCACCTCGCGGCCGTCGACCCTCGTGCTGGTGCCGCTCGGCTACGCCGACGGGATACCGCGTGCCGCAAATGGGCACGGCGCCCAGGTGTGGATCGGCGGCCGTCGATACCCCGTCGCGGGGCGCATCGCCATGGATCAGTTCATCGTCGACGTCGGTGACGCCGACGTTCAGCTGGGCGACGAGGTCGTCGTCTTCGGCGAGGGGCGGATGCCCGGGGGGCCGCTGCCCGGAGGGTCGCTCGTCGACAGCGGTGCCAGTGCTGCCTCAGTTGAGCAGGCCCCGAGCACCGCCGAGCCGGCGACGGTGGTGCCCGGGTCGCGGCAGAGCATCCCGACCGCCGAAGAATGGGCGGGCTGGGCTCGCACTATCGGCGACGAGATCGTCTCGCGGGTCGGGCCACGTGTGCCTCGCGTCTACGTCACCGACGAGTCGCTCGCCGCGTCGGCCACCGATGGGAGCGGTGGCAACCGCATCGTTTCGGCACATCCGCGCCCGTTCGAAGGGGTGCACATCGGGCAATCAGGCGCGGATGCTCCCGGCGGTGCCGATGCCGACGGCATAGGAGCGGAAGTCGCGGGCGGCACCGTTTCGGGCGTGCTCGGTGACGCGCAGGGCGCAGTTCACGGCGACGTGCACGGCGCAGACGACGGCCCCGTTGAGACGTGGGTCATCGGCGACCCCGAGGCGATGGGCGCGCTCGGCGAGCAGTTCGCGGGGCGGCTGGGCGCGGGCGACGTGCTGGTGCTGACCGGCGAACTCGGGGCGGGAAAGACGACGTTCACGCGGGGGCTGGGCGCCGGGCTCGGGGTGCGCGGCTCGGTGACGAGCCCGACGTTCGTGCTGGCGCGAACACATCCGAATGCCGCGACCGGCGTTCCGCTCGTGCACGTCGACGCCTATCGGCTCGACGGTGCCGCCCAACTCGACGATCTCGATATCGACTTCGCCTCCTCGATCGTGGTGGTCGAGTGGGGCGCCGGAATGATCGAGGCGATCGTCGACGACTACCTCGAGCTGGTGATCGAGCGCCCGCGTGGCGCCGGCGGGAGTACCGACGCCGTCTCGCTGGGCGACGGCGCTGCGGAGGGCGAAGAAACCCCCGCTGCGACGATCAGCGAGGGCGCGTCAACCGATGCCGCTGCCGACGCCGATGTGGCCGGCGCCGACTCCGAATCATCCGCCGACTCCGCCGAAGACCTCGACGAGCCCGTCGAGCCGCGTCTCGTGTCGCTCTACCGGCGTTCTCGGCGTTCGCGACGCGCCGACGCAGAAGGAGCGACAGATGTCTGA
- the rimI gene encoding ribosomal protein S18-alanine N-acetyltransferase — MTDALDCVMRVAGPADLDAIMALETATFENDAWSPAMMRSDLELRHTYYLVAERAEHPSAALLGYAGLLSPRGAADADIQTIAVAPDARGQGLGRKLMQALIAEAARRGARRVFLEVRADNPGAQHLYRTLGFTDIGVRRGYYQPDNVDAVVMRLDLAGSNAAGSNAAGSNAAGSNTLGLTRHPNQPEAGA, encoded by the coding sequence ATGACCGACGCTCTGGACTGCGTCATGCGCGTCGCCGGGCCGGCTGATCTCGACGCCATCATGGCGCTCGAGACGGCTACCTTCGAAAACGACGCCTGGAGCCCGGCGATGATGCGCTCCGATCTGGAGCTGCGCCACACCTACTACCTCGTGGCCGAGCGGGCCGAGCATCCATCGGCCGCCCTGCTGGGTTACGCGGGGCTGCTCAGCCCGCGGGGCGCGGCCGATGCTGACATTCAGACGATCGCTGTGGCTCCGGATGCCCGGGGGCAGGGCCTCGGCCGAAAGCTCATGCAGGCGCTCATCGCCGAGGCCGCCCGGCGCGGCGCACGGCGCGTTTTTCTCGAGGTTCGGGCCGACAACCCCGGGGCGCAGCACCTCTACCGAACGCTCGGATTCACCGACATCGGCGTGCGGCGCGGCTACTACCAGCCCGACAACGTCGACGCAGTAGTGATGCGCCTCGACCTGGCCGGCTCGAACGCCGCCGGTTCGAACGCCGCCGGCTCGAACGCAGCCGGCTCGAACACTTTGGGCCTGACCCGCCACCCGAACCAGCCGGAGGCCGGCGCATGA
- the alr gene encoding alanine racemase, with amino-acid sequence MTNQPFRSATIDLAAIRNNVGVVKKLVGETEVMAVVKANGYGHGAVEVARAALEAGATWLGVADVDEALALRSAGLQAPILAWLHDPTASFDAAVRNGIDVGVSSVAQLEAVAVAADALNRAGRVHIKVDTGLGRNGAEPSAWRAVFERAAELQGEGRLEVVGLFSHLSNANDDEDRAQLQQFDEAVDLAASVGVVPPIIHLAATAATFRLPETRLSMVRLGIGMYGLSPFDDVTSAELGLIPAMRLEGRVIAVKRVPADSAVSYGYTYRTAGASTLALVGLGYADGIPRLGSNRAPVLINGQRYRVSGRIAMDQFVADVHDGEVAVGDQVVLFGDPAAGHPAVEEWAEAAETINYEVVTRIGQRFKRRYTS; translated from the coding sequence GTGACGAATCAGCCGTTCCGCTCGGCCACCATCGACCTCGCGGCCATTCGCAACAACGTCGGAGTGGTGAAGAAACTCGTCGGCGAGACCGAAGTGATGGCCGTCGTGAAGGCCAACGGGTACGGGCACGGCGCGGTCGAAGTGGCGCGCGCGGCGCTCGAAGCCGGCGCGACGTGGCTCGGAGTGGCCGATGTTGATGAGGCTCTAGCGCTGCGGTCCGCCGGTCTGCAGGCTCCGATTCTGGCGTGGCTGCACGACCCGACCGCGTCGTTCGACGCCGCCGTGCGCAACGGCATCGACGTCGGGGTCAGCAGCGTGGCCCAACTCGAGGCCGTCGCGGTGGCGGCCGACGCGCTGAACCGTGCGGGGCGCGTGCACATCAAGGTCGACACGGGGCTCGGGCGCAACGGCGCCGAGCCTTCAGCCTGGCGCGCTGTGTTCGAGCGCGCCGCCGAGCTACAGGGAGAGGGTCGCCTCGAGGTGGTCGGGCTCTTCAGCCACCTCTCGAACGCGAACGACGACGAAGACCGCGCGCAACTGCAGCAGTTCGACGAGGCGGTCGACCTGGCGGCGTCGGTCGGGGTGGTGCCGCCGATCATCCATCTCGCCGCGACGGCCGCCACGTTCAGGCTGCCCGAGACGAGGCTCTCGATGGTGCGCCTCGGAATAGGGATGTACGGGCTGTCGCCGTTCGACGACGTGACGTCGGCCGAGCTGGGGCTGATTCCGGCGATGCGGCTCGAGGGTCGCGTCATCGCGGTGAAGCGAGTGCCGGCCGACAGCGCTGTGTCGTACGGGTACACCTATCGCACCGCAGGCGCGAGCACGCTCGCGTTGGTGGGGCTGGGCTACGCCGACGGAATTCCGCGGCTCGGGTCGAACCGCGCGCCGGTGCTGATCAATGGTCAGCGCTATCGGGTGTCGGGGCGCATCGCGATGGATCAGTTCGTGGCCGATGTGCACGACGGCGAGGTGGCGGTGGGCGATCAGGTGGTGTTGTTCGGTGACCCTGCTGCCGGGCATCCGGCCGTCGAGGAGTGGGCCGAGGCCGCCGAGACGATCAACTACGAGGTCGTCACGCGCATCGGGCAGCGGTTCAAGCGGCGGTACACCTCGTGA
- a CDS encoding DUF4190 domain-containing protein has product MTDPQSPAAEGTPEQAPPAATVPPAASDTPPAQPAPDVPPTAPPAAPPAPTPPVAPPAPSYTAPVAPVAPEYIAPATPAAPEYIAPAAPEYAAPAAPSAPPAYAPPAAPPAYTAPPVPPAPNYAAPAAPSAPNYGAPAAPPAPGYGAPQAPGYAAPQAPYPGAPAAPPAPGYGAPAAPPAPGYGAPQAPGYGAPAAPGYGGPQYGAPPAGYAAPSAARAPILSIIGMVAGILGILISIFSIGVGGFIFSIAAIVLGFFGRSREAASRGFWITAIITGFAGIAVSLIWWIFIIIAIASNDRYSY; this is encoded by the coding sequence ATGACCGATCCACAGAGCCCAGCCGCCGAGGGAACCCCCGAGCAGGCGCCTCCAGCGGCCACGGTGCCGCCCGCTGCATCCGACACGCCCCCGGCGCAGCCGGCCCCCGATGTGCCGCCTACCGCCCCGCCCGCGGCACCTCCGGCGCCAACTCCTCCGGTCGCGCCGCCCGCCCCGTCGTACACCGCGCCGGTGGCGCCCGTCGCGCCGGAATACATCGCCCCCGCCACTCCCGCTGCGCCCGAGTACATCGCCCCCGCCGCTCCCGAGTACGCCGCGCCCGCTGCGCCGAGCGCCCCACCGGCTTACGCTCCGCCTGCCGCGCCGCCCGCCTACACGGCCCCTCCGGTGCCGCCCGCCCCGAACTACGCGGCCCCCGCGGCCCCATCGGCGCCCAATTACGGCGCGCCGGCTGCGCCTCCCGCCCCCGGCTACGGGGCCCCGCAGGCGCCCGGCTATGCCGCGCCACAGGCTCCGTACCCCGGCGCCCCGGCCGCACCACCCGCCCCCGGCTACGGCGCCCCGGCCGCGCCTCCCGCCCCCGGCTACGGCGCCCCGCAGGCACCGGGGTACGGAGCGCCCGCCGCGCCCGGCTACGGCGGCCCGCAGTACGGCGCACCGCCGGCCGGCTATGCGGCCCCATCTGCCGCGCGCGCACCCATCCTCAGCATCATCGGAATGGTGGCCGGCATCCTCGGCATTCTGATCTCGATCTTCAGCATCGGCGTCGGCGGGTTCATCTTCTCGATCGCCGCCATCGTGCTCGGCTTCTTCGGCCGCAGCCGAGAGGCGGCCTCGCGCGGCTTCTGGATCACCGCCATCATCACGGGCTTCGCCGGCATCGCAGTGTCGCTCATCTGGTGGATCTTCATCATCATCGCGATCGCGTCGAACGACCGCTACTCATACTGA
- the glmS gene encoding glutamine--fructose-6-phosphate transaminase (isomerizing) yields MCGIVGYVGRPQSLEVLLGGLRRLEYRGYDSAGVAIITEEGELVTRKRAGKLAVLVDDLKNEALQNGSTGIGHTRWATHGGPTDGNAHPHLSRDGKLAVIHNGIIENFAELKNELLAKGYTFESETDTEVAAKLMGEEYDVGDGLSAALARVVVRLEGAFTLLALHKDEPGIVVGARRNSPLVIGLGDGENFLGSDVAAFVEHTQRAMAIGQDQIVTITPDSVTVTDFFGTEVPTSEFHVSWDAKAAEKGGWSSFMAKEISEQPEAVANTLRTRIVEGSVSLPDLGDLGQHLADVDRVIIIACGTASYSGMLGKYAIEKWARIPVEVQLSHEFRYSDPILDAKTLVVSISQSGETMDTLMAVKYAIEAGAKTLSICNTQGATIARESDAVIYTHAGPEVAVASTKAFVAQIAALYLFGLHLAAVRETLSPAEIRGALAELSAIPAKIEKVLKTSTRIRELAKWMSDTRAVLFLGRHVGYPVALEGALKLKELAYIHAEGFAAGELKHGPIALIEPGQPVFVVVPSPRDPNSLHAKVVSNIQEIRARGARILAVAEQGDAAVLPFADEVIPIPLAGPLFEPLLAVVPLQIFAMELATAKGLDVDQPRNLAKSVTVE; encoded by the coding sequence ATGTGCGGAATTGTGGGCTATGTCGGACGACCCCAGAGCCTGGAGGTTCTGCTGGGCGGCCTACGCCGCCTCGAGTACCGCGGGTACGACTCGGCGGGAGTCGCCATCATCACCGAAGAGGGTGAACTGGTGACGCGTAAGCGTGCCGGCAAGCTCGCGGTGCTGGTCGACGACCTCAAGAACGAAGCGTTGCAGAACGGCTCCACGGGCATCGGGCACACCCGCTGGGCTACGCACGGTGGCCCGACCGACGGAAACGCGCATCCGCATCTCAGCCGTGACGGCAAGCTCGCGGTCATCCACAACGGCATTATCGAGAACTTCGCCGAGCTGAAGAACGAGCTGCTGGCCAAGGGTTACACCTTCGAGAGCGAGACCGACACCGAGGTCGCCGCGAAGCTGATGGGCGAAGAGTATGACGTGGGCGACGGGCTCAGCGCGGCGCTCGCCCGAGTGGTGGTGCGCCTCGAGGGTGCGTTCACCTTGCTCGCGCTGCACAAAGACGAGCCCGGCATCGTGGTCGGCGCCCGCCGCAACTCGCCGCTGGTGATCGGCCTCGGCGACGGCGAGAACTTTCTCGGCTCCGACGTCGCGGCGTTCGTCGAGCACACCCAACGGGCCATGGCCATCGGGCAAGACCAGATCGTCACGATCACCCCCGATTCGGTCACCGTGACCGACTTCTTCGGCACCGAGGTGCCGACCAGCGAATTCCATGTGTCGTGGGATGCGAAGGCCGCCGAAAAGGGCGGGTGGTCGAGCTTCATGGCCAAAGAGATCAGCGAGCAGCCCGAGGCCGTGGCCAACACACTTCGCACTCGCATCGTGGAGGGTTCGGTGTCGCTGCCCGATCTCGGCGATCTCGGTCAGCACCTGGCCGACGTCGATCGGGTCATCATCATCGCCTGCGGCACCGCGAGTTACTCGGGAATGCTCGGCAAGTACGCCATCGAGAAGTGGGCGCGTATTCCGGTCGAGGTGCAGTTGTCGCACGAGTTCCGGTACAGCGATCCGATTCTCGACGCGAAGACGCTCGTCGTCTCGATCAGCCAGTCGGGCGAGACCATGGATACCCTGATGGCCGTCAAGTACGCCATCGAGGCCGGCGCCAAGACGCTGTCGATCTGCAACACCCAGGGTGCGACCATCGCCCGAGAGTCGGATGCGGTGATCTACACGCACGCCGGCCCCGAGGTCGCGGTTGCGTCGACCAAGGCGTTCGTCGCGCAGATCGCGGCGCTCTACCTCTTCGGGCTGCACCTCGCTGCAGTGCGCGAAACGCTGTCGCCCGCAGAGATTCGCGGTGCGCTCGCCGAGCTCAGTGCGATTCCGGCCAAGATCGAGAAGGTCTTGAAGACCTCCACCCGCATTCGCGAGCTGGCGAAGTGGATGAGCGATACCCGCGCCGTGCTCTTCTTGGGCCGGCACGTGGGGTACCCGGTTGCGCTCGAGGGAGCGTTGAAGCTCAAAGAGCTGGCGTACATCCACGCCGAAGGCTTTGCGGCAGGGGAGCTCAAGCACGGCCCGATCGCGCTGATCGAGCCGGGGCAGCCCGTTTTCGTGGTGGTGCCGAGCCCCCGCGACCCGAACTCGCTGCACGCGAAGGTGGTGTCGAACATCCAGGAGATCCGGGCCCGCGGAGCGCGCATTCTGGCCGTCGCCGAGCAGGGTGACGCGGCTGTGCTGCCGTTCGCCGACGAGGTGATTCCGATTCCGCTGGCCGGGCCGTTGTTCGAGCCGCTTCTCGCAGTGGTGCCGTTGCAGATCTTCGCCATGGAGTTGGCGACCGCGAAGGGCCTCGACGTCGACCAGCCGCGCAACCTGGCCAAATCGGTGACGGTCGAGTAG
- the tsaB gene encoding tRNA (adenosine(37)-N6)-threonylcarbamoyltransferase complex dimerization subunit type 1 TsaB, protein MSDRRELFLAIDTSAGTSVAVVDAEHGVLSEANGYDTMKHAEVIGRLIEQALAEASVSAGDITAVVAGMGPGPFTGLRVGIAAAHAFATGRGIEVLPVVSHDAVARVAQHDGHRGELLVVSDARRREVYWSLYTLPEATEATEATASAAATAASVPDSTPAQPAIAPSAPVRLDGPGLAKPDALPHPHAAKLDAAHVSAAALGLVAADLRRSGAAFADDRALYLRSPDVTLSTGAKRVTQR, encoded by the coding sequence ATGTCTGATCGCCGCGAACTCTTTCTCGCCATCGACACATCGGCCGGCACGAGTGTCGCCGTCGTCGACGCCGAGCACGGTGTGCTCAGTGAAGCGAACGGCTACGACACGATGAAACACGCCGAAGTCATCGGCCGGCTGATCGAGCAGGCTCTCGCCGAGGCATCCGTCTCGGCCGGCGACATCACCGCGGTGGTTGCCGGTATGGGCCCGGGGCCGTTCACCGGCCTGCGGGTCGGTATCGCCGCCGCCCATGCCTTCGCGACCGGCCGCGGCATCGAGGTGCTGCCTGTGGTCAGCCACGACGCCGTGGCGCGCGTGGCGCAGCACGACGGTCACCGCGGCGAGCTGCTGGTCGTCTCGGATGCCCGCCGCCGCGAGGTCTACTGGTCGCTCTACACGCTGCCCGAGGCCACCGAGGCCACCGAGGCCACCGCGTCCGCCGCGGCCACCGCGGCTTCGGTGCCCGATTCCACCCCCGCACAGCCCGCCATCGCGCCTTCCGCCCCCGTGCGCCTCGACGGCCCCGGCCTCGCGAAACCGGATGCCCTGCCGCACCCGCACGCCGCGAAACTCGACGCGGCGCACGTCTCGGCTGCCGCACTCGGCCTCGTGGCGGCCGACCTGCGCCGCAGCGGAGCCGCCTTCGCCGACGACCGTGCGCTCTACCTCCGCTCGCCCGACGTCACCCTCTCGACCGGAGCCAAGCGGGTGACCCAGCGATGA
- the groES gene encoding co-chaperone GroES — translation MSVSIKPLEDRIVIKQVEAETTTASGLVIPDTAKEKPQEGVVEAVGPGRIDDNGNRVPLDVAVGDKVLYSKYGGTEVKYAGEDYLVLSARDVLAVIVR, via the coding sequence GTGTCGGTCTCCATCAAGCCGCTCGAGGATCGCATCGTTATCAAGCAGGTCGAGGCAGAAACGACCACCGCATCTGGTCTGGTCATTCCTGACACGGCGAAAGAGAAGCCGCAGGAAGGCGTCGTCGAGGCTGTCGGCCCCGGTCGTATCGACGACAACGGCAACCGCGTGCCGCTCGACGTTGCCGTCGGCGACAAGGTGCTGTACTCGAAGTACGGCGGAACCGAGGTCAAGTACGCCGGCGAAGACTACCTGGTGCTTTCGGCTCGCGACGTGCTGGCTGTTATCGTTCGATAG